Proteins from one Chitinophaga oryzae genomic window:
- a CDS encoding UpxY family transcription antiterminator produces MSQFTPSWYLIYTRSRQEKKVAEQLSRCSIENYLPLKKERHKWKDRFKTVELPLFPSYVFVYLEDPLQYTTSIQVEGICHYVKFNNRIASISQQEIDNIRLLTVAGTGLEVCYDYIRPGEKYILQEGPLNGLSCEIVHFKGHHKFLVRVEILQRSILMDVPAIYIGEALAQ; encoded by the coding sequence ATGTCCCAGTTCACACCTTCTTGGTACCTGATCTATACCAGATCAAGGCAGGAAAAAAAAGTAGCTGAACAACTGTCCAGATGCAGTATCGAAAATTATCTGCCCCTTAAAAAAGAAAGGCATAAGTGGAAAGACCGGTTTAAAACGGTGGAACTTCCATTGTTTCCTTCTTATGTATTTGTATATCTGGAAGATCCTCTTCAGTATACGACCAGTATACAGGTGGAAGGGATATGCCACTACGTTAAGTTTAACAACCGGATTGCCTCAATTAGCCAGCAGGAAATAGATAATATACGTTTGCTCACTGTCGCCGGTACCGGGCTGGAAGTATGTTACGACTACATCAGACCCGGTGAAAAATATATCCTGCAGGAAGGCCCGCTCAACGGCCTCTCCTGCGAAATCGTTCACTTTAAGGGTCACCATAAATTCCTTGTAAGGGTAGAGATCCTGCAAAGGTCTATCCTGATGGATGTTCCCGCTATTTATATAGGAGAAGCGCTCGCACAATAA